A window from Mixophyes fleayi isolate aMixFle1 chromosome 12, aMixFle1.hap1, whole genome shotgun sequence encodes these proteins:
- the LOC142109295 gene encoding carbohydrate sulfotransferase 9-like isoform X4, producing MRKVYQKLLLLLISSALCIFYLHIKWTKDRWFFTVSEKGIGRRMLGPGRRRIEYQGPGASTSVQPPNPAGVTMRATVQTEVAAENQAASAGIPLGVLSDPESQQGAMETSSVPGPSGAAGSGQQSAAVSPQNSVTYEHRRAIVELYCEKNNLINSSVSLDQRVAAQLYVEHSHKFIYCEVPKVGCSNWKRIILLLNDSLGRSLTELKHYAVHTSSLLIKLRSYPPSIQTQLLANYTKVMFTRDPLERVVSAYRDKFLHEDDIYYSRNIANRIKRTVRKNENSTENITFEEFVRYIVQEDRRYRDTHWRPMYHLCDPCNIHYDIIGKFETIKQDADFVLKTIGAPKDLSYPNMKHHSNDTRTNDQISKHYLESLSSSLFGQLVNVYSVDFSMFEYSHYNNTKSFENKLDV from the exons tcagtgagaagggaatagggaggaggatgttgggtcccgggcgccgccggattg AATACCAAGGTCCAGGAGCATCAACTTCGGTACAGCCCCCGAATCCGGCTGGGGTCACAATGAGAGCCACGGTCCAGACTGAGGTCGCAGCCGAGAATCAGGCGGCGTCAGCAGGCATACCACTAGGAGTGTTGTCGGATCCGGAATCTCAACAGGGCGCGATGGAGACTTCGTCGGTCCCAGGGCCATCTGGGGCAGCAGGATCCGGTCAACAGTCGGCTGCGG TCAGTCCACAAAACTCTGTGACTTATGAACACCGGAGGGCTATAGTTGAGCTTTATTGTGAGAAGAACAACCTCATAAATTCTTCCGTTTCACTGGACCAAAGAGTCGCTGCTCAGTTATATGTGGAACATAGTCACAAATTCATATATTGTGAGGTGCCAAAAGTGGGCTGCTCCAACTGGAAGAGAATAATTCTTCTATTGAATGACTCTCTTGGGCGTTCCTTAACTGAGCTTAAACATTACGCGGTTCATACCTCTTCTTTACTGATCAAGTTAAGATCGTACCCGCCTTCTATTCAGACACAGCTTCTTGCAAATTATACCAAAGTGATGTTCACTCGAGATCCTTTAGAGAGGGTGGTTTCGGCCTACAGAGACAAGTTTCTCCATGAAGATGACATTTACTATAGTAGAAATATTGCAAACAGAATTAAAAGAACGGTTAGAAAAAATGAAAATTCCAcagaaaatattacttttgaagAATTTGTTCGCTACATTGTTCAAGAAGATCGACGGTATAGAGATACTCATTGGAGACCAATGTATCACCTCTGTGATCCATGCAATATCCATTATGACATTATTGGTAAATTTGAAACAATAAAACAGGATGCAGATTTTGTTTTGAAGACCATTGGGGCCCCAAAAGATCTGAGCTACCCCAATATGAAACATCACTCTAACGATACCAGGACAAATGACCAAATAAGCAAACACTACCTGGAAAGCCTATCTTCTAGTCTGTTTGGACAACTTGTGAATGTTTACAGTGTTGATTTCTCCATGTTTGAGTATAGTCATTACAATAACACAAAGTCATTCGAAAATAAATTGGATGTTTGA
- the LOC142109295 gene encoding carbohydrate sulfotransferase 9-like isoform X2 yields MRKVYQKLLLLLISSALCIFYLHIKWTKDRWFFTEYQGPGASTSVQPPNPAGVTMRATVQTEVAAENQAASAGIPLGVLSDPESQQGAMETSSVPGPSGAAGSGQQSAAGAGNGRSGLRFLAEASLAPSTWKAYRAAWKRWEVFLLSGPDGSSGDPNVSPQNSVTYEHRRAIVELYCEKNNLINSSVSLDQRVAAQLYVEHSHKFIYCEVPKVGCSNWKRIILLLNDSLGRSLTELKHYAVHTSSLLIKLRSYPPSIQTQLLANYTKVMFTRDPLERVVSAYRDKFLHEDDIYYSRNIANRIKRTVRKNENSTENITFEEFVRYIVQEDRRYRDTHWRPMYHLCDPCNIHYDIIGKFETIKQDADFVLKTIGAPKDLSYPNMKHHSNDTRTNDQISKHYLESLSSSLFGQLVNVYSVDFSMFEYSHYNNTKSFENKLDV; encoded by the exons AATACCAAGGTCCAGGAGCATCAACTTCGGTACAGCCCCCGAATCCGGCTGGGGTCACAATGAGAGCCACGGTCCAGACTGAGGTCGCAGCCGAGAATCAGGCGGCGTCAGCAGGCATACCACTAGGAGTGTTGTCGGATCCGGAATCTCAACAGGGCGCGATGGAGACTTCGTCGGTCCCAGGGCCATCTGGGGCAGCAGGATCCGGTCAACAGTCGGCTGCGGGTGCGGGCA ATGGTCGGTCCGGTTTAAGATTCTTAGCAGAGGCCTCTCTAGCACCAAGTACGTGGAAGGCTTATCGGGCAGCCTGGAAACGATGGGAGGTTTTTCTGTTATCCGGTCCCGATGGTTCCTCGGGGGATCCTAACG TCAGTCCACAAAACTCTGTGACTTATGAACACCGGAGGGCTATAGTTGAGCTTTATTGTGAGAAGAACAACCTCATAAATTCTTCCGTTTCACTGGACCAAAGAGTCGCTGCTCAGTTATATGTGGAACATAGTCACAAATTCATATATTGTGAGGTGCCAAAAGTGGGCTGCTCCAACTGGAAGAGAATAATTCTTCTATTGAATGACTCTCTTGGGCGTTCCTTAACTGAGCTTAAACATTACGCGGTTCATACCTCTTCTTTACTGATCAAGTTAAGATCGTACCCGCCTTCTATTCAGACACAGCTTCTTGCAAATTATACCAAAGTGATGTTCACTCGAGATCCTTTAGAGAGGGTGGTTTCGGCCTACAGAGACAAGTTTCTCCATGAAGATGACATTTACTATAGTAGAAATATTGCAAACAGAATTAAAAGAACGGTTAGAAAAAATGAAAATTCCAcagaaaatattacttttgaagAATTTGTTCGCTACATTGTTCAAGAAGATCGACGGTATAGAGATACTCATTGGAGACCAATGTATCACCTCTGTGATCCATGCAATATCCATTATGACATTATTGGTAAATTTGAAACAATAAAACAGGATGCAGATTTTGTTTTGAAGACCATTGGGGCCCCAAAAGATCTGAGCTACCCCAATATGAAACATCACTCTAACGATACCAGGACAAATGACCAAATAAGCAAACACTACCTGGAAAGCCTATCTTCTAGTCTGTTTGGACAACTTGTGAATGTTTACAGTGTTGATTTCTCCATGTTTGAGTATAGTCATTACAATAACACAAAGTCATTCGAAAATAAATTGGATGTTTGA
- the LOC142109295 gene encoding carbohydrate sulfotransferase 9-like isoform X3, producing the protein MRKVYQKLLLLLISSALCIFYLHIKWTKDRWFFTVSEKGIGRRMLGPGRRRIEYQGPGASTSVQPPNPAGVTMRATVQTEVAAENQAASAGIPLGVLSDPESQQGAMETSSVPGPSGAAGSGQQSAAGAGISPQNSVTYEHRRAIVELYCEKNNLINSSVSLDQRVAAQLYVEHSHKFIYCEVPKVGCSNWKRIILLLNDSLGRSLTELKHYAVHTSSLLIKLRSYPPSIQTQLLANYTKVMFTRDPLERVVSAYRDKFLHEDDIYYSRNIANRIKRTVRKNENSTENITFEEFVRYIVQEDRRYRDTHWRPMYHLCDPCNIHYDIIGKFETIKQDADFVLKTIGAPKDLSYPNMKHHSNDTRTNDQISKHYLESLSSSLFGQLVNVYSVDFSMFEYSHYNNTKSFENKLDV; encoded by the exons tcagtgagaagggaatagggaggaggatgttgggtcccgggcgccgccggattg AATACCAAGGTCCAGGAGCATCAACTTCGGTACAGCCCCCGAATCCGGCTGGGGTCACAATGAGAGCCACGGTCCAGACTGAGGTCGCAGCCGAGAATCAGGCGGCGTCAGCAGGCATACCACTAGGAGTGTTGTCGGATCCGGAATCTCAACAGGGCGCGATGGAGACTTCGTCGGTCCCAGGGCCATCTGGGGCAGCAGGATCCGGTCAACAGTCGGCTGCGGGTGCGGGCA TCAGTCCACAAAACTCTGTGACTTATGAACACCGGAGGGCTATAGTTGAGCTTTATTGTGAGAAGAACAACCTCATAAATTCTTCCGTTTCACTGGACCAAAGAGTCGCTGCTCAGTTATATGTGGAACATAGTCACAAATTCATATATTGTGAGGTGCCAAAAGTGGGCTGCTCCAACTGGAAGAGAATAATTCTTCTATTGAATGACTCTCTTGGGCGTTCCTTAACTGAGCTTAAACATTACGCGGTTCATACCTCTTCTTTACTGATCAAGTTAAGATCGTACCCGCCTTCTATTCAGACACAGCTTCTTGCAAATTATACCAAAGTGATGTTCACTCGAGATCCTTTAGAGAGGGTGGTTTCGGCCTACAGAGACAAGTTTCTCCATGAAGATGACATTTACTATAGTAGAAATATTGCAAACAGAATTAAAAGAACGGTTAGAAAAAATGAAAATTCCAcagaaaatattacttttgaagAATTTGTTCGCTACATTGTTCAAGAAGATCGACGGTATAGAGATACTCATTGGAGACCAATGTATCACCTCTGTGATCCATGCAATATCCATTATGACATTATTGGTAAATTTGAAACAATAAAACAGGATGCAGATTTTGTTTTGAAGACCATTGGGGCCCCAAAAGATCTGAGCTACCCCAATATGAAACATCACTCTAACGATACCAGGACAAATGACCAAATAAGCAAACACTACCTGGAAAGCCTATCTTCTAGTCTGTTTGGACAACTTGTGAATGTTTACAGTGTTGATTTCTCCATGTTTGAGTATAGTCATTACAATAACACAAAGTCATTCGAAAATAAATTGGATGTTTGA
- the LOC142109295 gene encoding carbohydrate sulfotransferase 9-like isoform X1 translates to MRKVYQKLLLLLISSALCIFYLHIKWTKDRWFFTVSEKGIGRRMLGPGRRRIEYQGPGASTSVQPPNPAGVTMRATVQTEVAAENQAASAGIPLGVLSDPESQQGAMETSSVPGPSGAAGSGQQSAAGAGNGRSGLRFLAEASLAPSTWKAYRAAWKRWEVFLLSGPDGSSGDPNVSPQNSVTYEHRRAIVELYCEKNNLINSSVSLDQRVAAQLYVEHSHKFIYCEVPKVGCSNWKRIILLLNDSLGRSLTELKHYAVHTSSLLIKLRSYPPSIQTQLLANYTKVMFTRDPLERVVSAYRDKFLHEDDIYYSRNIANRIKRTVRKNENSTENITFEEFVRYIVQEDRRYRDTHWRPMYHLCDPCNIHYDIIGKFETIKQDADFVLKTIGAPKDLSYPNMKHHSNDTRTNDQISKHYLESLSSSLFGQLVNVYSVDFSMFEYSHYNNTKSFENKLDV, encoded by the exons tcagtgagaagggaatagggaggaggatgttgggtcccgggcgccgccggattg AATACCAAGGTCCAGGAGCATCAACTTCGGTACAGCCCCCGAATCCGGCTGGGGTCACAATGAGAGCCACGGTCCAGACTGAGGTCGCAGCCGAGAATCAGGCGGCGTCAGCAGGCATACCACTAGGAGTGTTGTCGGATCCGGAATCTCAACAGGGCGCGATGGAGACTTCGTCGGTCCCAGGGCCATCTGGGGCAGCAGGATCCGGTCAACAGTCGGCTGCGGGTGCGGGCA ATGGTCGGTCCGGTTTAAGATTCTTAGCAGAGGCCTCTCTAGCACCAAGTACGTGGAAGGCTTATCGGGCAGCCTGGAAACGATGGGAGGTTTTTCTGTTATCCGGTCCCGATGGTTCCTCGGGGGATCCTAACG TCAGTCCACAAAACTCTGTGACTTATGAACACCGGAGGGCTATAGTTGAGCTTTATTGTGAGAAGAACAACCTCATAAATTCTTCCGTTTCACTGGACCAAAGAGTCGCTGCTCAGTTATATGTGGAACATAGTCACAAATTCATATATTGTGAGGTGCCAAAAGTGGGCTGCTCCAACTGGAAGAGAATAATTCTTCTATTGAATGACTCTCTTGGGCGTTCCTTAACTGAGCTTAAACATTACGCGGTTCATACCTCTTCTTTACTGATCAAGTTAAGATCGTACCCGCCTTCTATTCAGACACAGCTTCTTGCAAATTATACCAAAGTGATGTTCACTCGAGATCCTTTAGAGAGGGTGGTTTCGGCCTACAGAGACAAGTTTCTCCATGAAGATGACATTTACTATAGTAGAAATATTGCAAACAGAATTAAAAGAACGGTTAGAAAAAATGAAAATTCCAcagaaaatattacttttgaagAATTTGTTCGCTACATTGTTCAAGAAGATCGACGGTATAGAGATACTCATTGGAGACCAATGTATCACCTCTGTGATCCATGCAATATCCATTATGACATTATTGGTAAATTTGAAACAATAAAACAGGATGCAGATTTTGTTTTGAAGACCATTGGGGCCCCAAAAGATCTGAGCTACCCCAATATGAAACATCACTCTAACGATACCAGGACAAATGACCAAATAAGCAAACACTACCTGGAAAGCCTATCTTCTAGTCTGTTTGGACAACTTGTGAATGTTTACAGTGTTGATTTCTCCATGTTTGAGTATAGTCATTACAATAACACAAAGTCATTCGAAAATAAATTGGATGTTTGA